The Hemicordylus capensis ecotype Gifberg chromosome 5, rHemCap1.1.pri, whole genome shotgun sequence nucleotide sequence TGGGCGAAGGGTTAAAGCCCATCCCCCCTCCACATTCTTGGTTCGGATCCTTCCGCCTGTGGCTGGCTATtgactaaagaaaaactaagtcctgcctcatgcagtggtgataGGACAGGGCTTCCCAACCCTGGATTCCCACATGTccttgaactacaattcccatcatgccccGGCACCATGGCCAAAGACTTCTCTGCAAtgccaaaagccattgtggctgggcatgacaGGAGTTGACTTCTGGGGGCCCTTCAAAGAAACACAGGTCATGGGAGGAGGGTGCAGAGATCACAATGGAGAGATCAGGAGGCAACAGCAACCAGAGAAATGTCTCCCTCACTGCAAGAATAACTGTATGGCATGCCGCTCACTTCTGAATACAACAGCAGCCGTCTCTGGTGGCACTTGCAAAAAAAAACGGGGCGGGGTTAGAAAAGCTCTGGTTTAGGGAAATAAATAATTACGATGGACAAACATCATAACTGTTCTTGAATCTTTGCTGATGGGCAACATAATTGCTTTACCATCTCTGTTGTGACTCTCTGGAGTTAGAAAGAATTTCGCATCAGATGAGGTGCCGGGAACACCCCATGAAGTCCTTTTCAAACGTTTCTTTCAAGCTCTTATTGAACTAGCCATAGAATGTGCCTATGGAAACGCGGAGGCAGTTCTACTAACACAAAAGCCATGGAAAACACTGCCACCTAGTCGTGATACGTTGCAATCGCACTTTGCTTAAGAACACAGTCTTGTTCATTGCACTGATCAAAGAAGGAATCACGTTTCTGCTGAGCATCGGTCCATGTTTCTCAAGCAGTGCAAGtgtatttaaatataaataaatagtcccACGGGAAGCCTTTTTCTAAAGGTTCTTGAGCAACTTATTTAGGCGAATaatacagctcagtggcagagcatctgctttgcctacagaaagtcccgggttcaagacttcttcctgaaaccttggagagctgcttcctgtcggtgcagacaatactaagctagatggaccaatggtctgactggtaAGACAGCTGAGTTACCTCTGATCCTATGAGATTACTTCCTGCACATCGCAAAATTTTCTAGCGCTGCCTCTTTAAGAGGCGGGACTCCGTTCTCACTACATTTGCGGAAGTCGCTGGGATTAGAACGTTGTGTATCTTTTTGGTAGATAGTAGTCCCTGATGCCTTTCCGTGTTCTGTGGAATACCACTGAAGAGCACGTGGAGTTCTGCGGACGGAATGTCGGGGAATAACAACGCATTATAGACCCGCATTATAGAATAACCATTATAGACTAATGTCTGCAGTGAAATTCCGCCCGCTTTCCCCGTCCTGGCAGGATCTACGAGAAGAGAGCCATGCAGGTGAATGAATCCGTTTCCGCCAAAGACGAAGCGTAAAGGCGGTCTTTCTCGGAATGAGTGAAGCTCAGGGAAGCCTGTGGTGACAACGCGGGTCGCCGTTAGCTAAGTCCGGCTGGAATCTATCTTCGGATCGATGCCTGATTTGGGCAAGAGAAAATGGATGGATGAAGGTCGTTTCTCGAGACACCAGGAATCTTGCCTTCAGTGATGGATCATGGATGCAGTCCCAGCACGCCTTAGATTAGGTTCTATCAAAGGAGAGATACCTGTGTTGTCATGCCGAAGGCTAGGCGGGGTTAGCCTTTTCATGCAGTGATGCAACCTTCGTTGTTAGATTTGTTTTTAAGCTCCGCGTTACGGTTGTTCCCAAGTTTGATCTTGTATGTTTCCCGAAGGGCTGAGCGTCCGTGTTATTCAGGCAGTATTCTtcgttccctccctgacatctcctctCCACCACGACTATGATCGCCTGCTATTGCGCTGTCCGGATTTTCCTTTCTAATGTCAGGATTCTCAGTGTGAGAAAGTCGCTGCGTTTGGTAAGGAAATGGGGTGGGCAGCCtgccaggacctcatccagaggTGTGCAAAGCTGGTTCCAGTGCAGATCCCTGGCAAAAGTCACTTTAATGTGCTGGGGGACTGGAGGGCTGGCTCTGGGTGTCAAATGTGAAAGTGTATCAAGAGGAGGAGCTCAAATAAAAGTAGATGTGCCCATGAACCAAGGGAGATCTTTTACTTCTTTCCTCCAGCTTATCGTGTTAGCCTTTTCACTTGTCTTCCGAGCCTGTGTTCTCTTGCTGAAGTTTGGCCCTTTGTTCTTGGTCTACCCCTTCACCTACTTGTCTTCAGATTTTGCGTCTCTTTGGCTCTGTTTTCTGCTCAAAGTTGTGGAGTCCTCTGGCCCAACTTGCATCAAACTCGGCCAGTGGACAAGCACCAGGAGAGATCTTTTCTCAGATGAGTTCTGCACCAAATTCTCCAAGCTTCATGTCAAGGTGGCCCCTCATCCTTGGAATTACACTCAACATTCTTTGTGGGAAGCATTTGGGGAAGGTTGGGAGAAAGTCTTTGTCTTTGAAGGCCATGAGCCCGTTGGGTCTGGTTGTGTGGCTCAGGTGTATAAAGCTTATGTGGACCTCTCTGCCTTTGGAGCACCAGTGCTAAAGGAATTCTCCAagaaatctgttttggattctgCCTTGGAAGCTTGGCGTGTGTCTGGTCTTAGTGGACTCTTCCAGTGGCTTTGGAAGAGGAAGCACGGAGAGGTTTCAGAAGACCATCCGTTGCTTCATGGAGATAGTTTCCATCAAGGTGTTCACTGGAATTCTGTGTTGGGAGAGCAAATGCCTGAATATCCAAGCATGCCTTTATCTTCCTCCAagaggaaccatcttattccagTAGCCATTAAAGTAAGTAATGACTGCACacttctactactacaacaaatatttatatatggcttttcaacaaaagtttccaaagtgatttatatagaaaaataaattacaaATCAATCAAATGGTGCCCTGTCCCCCAAagcctcacattctaaaaagaaacacaaacaacAGCacctggagggttgctgtgctggaaggatagggccagttgctctccccttgctaaatatgcaTAAATATCATCTCTTTAAAGGgggtctctgctcagttagcaggggtttatttatttattcaatttatataatgCCCTTCCGAAAGTGGCTCAATTTCAcggttcacattaaaataaaaaacacataataaaacaatttaaaaacatttgaaccagattaaaattaacattaaaactagatatcattaaaagccaggctaaaaaagatgggtctttaaggctctcctgaaggccttatATCCAgaggggagtgtgttccacaacttaggggtgacaactgagaagacccGATCCCAGgccgccaccagatgaactggtggcacccaaagacagaccccaCCTGATGATCTTactgagtggtggggatcttgtagagaaaggcactctctcaggtaacctggacctaagccattcaaggctttaaagacaataaccagcactttgcactttgcctggaaacatatccacagccagtgcaactgtttaaggataggcataatgtggtctctccgggatggcccagagaccaatctggctgctgcattttgaactgactgaagtttccaaactatgtacaaaggcagctctacattgagcacattgcagtattccagcctggaggttaccagttgatgcaGCACTATTTTAGGTTTCCCCCCtcaaggaatggggtgggggagaaatcaaTTGCAGCtagtaaaaagtgctcctggctgtAACCTCAATCTGAGACACCAGGGTCAGACGTGGGTCCACGattactcccaagctacaaacctgttttttgggggagtgtaacctcatccagaacaggaagttctatcccgtcttgcagattatgactcccaacaatgagtacctccatcctgcttggattcagcttcagttaattatccctcatccagcccattactgtctgtaggcaggcatttaatgggctaatgctatttcctgatattgatgacaaggagaaatagatttgggtgtcatcagcatattgataacacccagcaccaaatcccctgatgacctcacccagtggtttcatgtagatgataaaaaacattggtgacagagtggagccctgaaggactccatatgatagctcccattttgaagagcaactgtcattaagcaccaccatctgaaatctagcTGAGACATGTataacagtgcctcctatccccaaatccctcaggtgatccagaagaataccatgttCAACGGTATCAAAAgtctctgagagatccaaaagaaacagcagagtcatactccttctgtcaatttccaggcaaaggtcatctatcaggctgaccaaggctgtccaccccatagccctccctaaagccagtttgaaatgggtctagataaacagtttcttccaagactacttggagctggtcagataccaccctctcaatcatcttacccaactatgagaggttggagactggcctataattatccatcactgggGGATCCAGAACGGGTTTCTTATGAAGAGGTCtagccactgcctccttcaaacaagatgacatcctgccctccctcagtgaggtattagggatgtgcgaatgaTGTTGACATTCAACCTGCTTGATatcgaacctgtttggttcgaaggttcagggtCGAATCAAACCATCCCCTAttcggtccaaccccggaccgaacacccccgaCTGTTCAGGGGTTTGCAGACCTTTTtttgttacttacccccttcggggtagttgttggaggtggtggtggggttcgcggaggtccccccttcccccgccggcctctctTGCAGCCCAAATTGGCCTGTTTGGCCAGCTCACAGATACCAGTTGcgggcgtggcggcctccaaaatggccaccgcgccggaggggaaggcccgaacgggccgaaAAGCcggccggtttgggctgcaagagaggctagtggggggagggggaacctccacagacaccctcCCCACCGCCTCCAAAActaccccaaagggggtaagtaaccaaaacaattttttaaatttaaaaaaaagtctgcgaatccccccccccagactgaaccggggggggggagtgttcctaggggtgccagactgaactggcctggtctggtctgagtccagttcagactcgaaccgaactgggccagccggttccgtgcgcACCCCTGTGAGGTATTAATGTTATCAACTAGGCTAGCCCCAACGACCTCCCTCCAAGATggaatcagccatgttgggcaaggatccaaagaacaggtggtaggccatactgttcccaagcagtttgtccacatcctcaggtgtcacggaaaatgatccaatctaatcttgcaagagggatttcTGGGCACCCcgctaactggccctgcagaaatattggagtccagaacAGCCCAAAggtgagatattttatctgcaaagaactcattgaatgcgTGACAGTGAGATATTGTTTCTGGAAggagatttgaaacagaaggggcttgagttaaacccctaacaatccagaacagctctgctggatgagaacttgcagacacaatacgtGCAGAATAAAATAACTCCCTTGCTgtatgtattgccacagcataggccttcaaatgggctctgtgctgtgtcttatcaaattcaggaggagtcctcctccatttgcactccagttgtctacgTTCTTACTTATCTCAAGGTTCCCAatttggggtccccagatgttgttggactatgtcCCATCATCCCCGGTCTCAATGAccttgtgcctggggatgatgggaattgtagtccaatgaccTAGGTTGGGAACTCTTGGCCTAGCCATTTGACAGCATAAGTGTTTTGAGTCTGTCAAGGACAACCTGCTACATTTGTCTCTTGTACAGGTTCTGCATCCTGGATTAGTTCATCAGGTCCAAATGGATCTCTTTCTGATGAAGAACATCAGCCGATTTATTGAACTTTTCCCAGGACTCAAGTGGCTGAGTCTGACGGAGATTGTGGAGGAATTTGAGAAACTCATGATTCAGCAGGTAGGAAACATTTTCATTTGGATTATGGActtacataggaatgtaggaagctgccttataccgagtcagaccattggtccatttagctcagtattatctacaaagactggtagcggcttctccaaggttgcaggcgggagtctctctcagacctatcttggagatactgccagggaggaaacttggaaccttctgcatgcaagcatgcaggtgttcttcccagagcggccccatccccttacgtggaatatcttatagtactcacacatgtagtctcccattcaaatgcaaaccagggcagtccttgcttagcaaagggggcaattcatgcttgttaccacaagaccagctctcctggttctTCTAACCCTCTGCCATTTCTTCTTCACCCAACTCCACTGAAACGAACGTTTCAGAGAGGCGTATAGTGACCAGGGACAAAGTGCAGCCAGGGGTCTTCCATCTTTTCCCTTTGTGTGCACCCAGgctgtgtgcagaggcccgaaatgaGATGGGGTGCAGCGCTCCAGCAGCACTCCAGCAATCGGGGGGGAGATGGCGGCgagagctccttccatgggcctgtctgccgcccaaatgacaggttgggctgttTTCGGCCCATTTTGAACCTCTCTACGTGCacgcgcagaggcccaaaatgggctgaaaacggCCCAACCTGCcatttgggcagcaggtgggCCCATGGAAGGAACTTTCATTGCTGTCTCAGCTGGAAAGTGGTTGTGTGCAGGGTtctctgtaacaaggattcccagatgttgttaactaccactcccagcatcccccgctGCAGCGGTCTTTGGCtgtgaattatgggagctgtagtcaacaacatc carries:
- the ADCK2 gene encoding uncharacterized aarF domain-containing protein kinase 2 isoform X1 produces the protein MIACYCAVRIFLSNVRILSVRKSLRLVRKWGGQPARTSSRGVQSWFQCRSLAKVTLMCWGTGGLALGVKCESVSRGGAQIKVDVPMNQGRSFTSFLQLIVLAFSLVFRACVLLLKFGPLFLVYPFTYLSSDFASLWLCFLLKVVESSGPTCIKLGQWTSTRRDLFSDEFCTKFSKLHVKVAPHPWNYTQHSLWEAFGEGWEKVFVFEGHEPVGSGCVAQVYKAYVDLSAFGAPVLKEFSKKSVLDSALEAWRVSGLSGLFQWLWKRKHGEVSEDHPLLHGDSFHQGVHWNSVLGEQMPEYPSMPLSSSKRNHLIPVAIKVLHPGLVHQVQMDLFLMKNISRFIELFPGLKWLSLTEIVEEFEKLMIQQIDLRYEARNLERFRRNFCDVDYVKFPIPLRPLVTRNILVETFEGRGNVPEKLVRKVSESLPYFMLSLFKESEPISQYLHTETVMELRQKIAKMGMDMLLKMVFVDNFVHADLHPGNILVQGAKQLSDRLEDLTTVTDLFDTLILELQPPHSSLRLVLLDAGIVAELQGADLENFRAVFTAVVLGQGERVAELILHHARANRCKDVERFKAEMADLVTKARSNTIALGKIQVASLLSSVFKLLMTHQVKLESNFASVVFAIMVLEGLGRSLDPELDILKAAKPLLIKPPNSLLT
- the ADCK2 gene encoding uncharacterized aarF domain-containing protein kinase 2 isoform X3 gives rise to the protein MIACYCAVRIFLSNVRILSVRKSLRLVRKWGGQPARTSSRGVQSWFQCRSLAKVTLMCWGTGGLALGVKCESVSRGGAQIKVDVPMNQGRSFTSFLQLIVLAFSLVFRACVLLLKFGPLFLVYPFTYLSSDFASLWLCFLLKVVESSGPTCIKLGQWTSTRRDLFSDEFCTKFSKLHVKVAPHPWNYTQHSLWEAFGEGWEKVFVFEGHEPVGSGCVAQVYKAYVDLSAFGAPVLKEFSKKSVLDSALEAWRVSGLSGLFQWLWKRKHGEVSEDHPLLHGDSFHQGVHWNSVLGEQMPEYPSMPLSSSKRNHLIPVAIKVLHPGLVHQVQMDLFLMKNISRFIELFPGLKWLSLTEIVEEFEKLMIQQIDLRYEARNLERFRRNFCDVDYVKFPIPLRPLVTRNILVETFEGERVAELILHHARANRCKDVERFKAEMADLVTKARSNTIALGKIQVASLLSSVFKLLMTHQVKLESNFASVVFAIMVLEGLGRSLDPELDILKAAKPLLIKPPNSLLT
- the ADCK2 gene encoding uncharacterized aarF domain-containing protein kinase 2 isoform X2 — translated: MIACYCAVRIFLSNVRILSVRKSLRLVRKWGGQPARTSSRGVQSWFQCRSLAKVTLMCWGTGGLALGVKCESVSRGGAQIKVDVPMNQGRSFTSFLQLIVLAFSLVFRACVLLLKFGPLFLVYPFTYLSSDFASLWLCFLLKVVESSGPTCIKLGQWTSTRRDLFSDEFCTKFSKLHVKVAPHPWNYTQHSLWEAFGEGWEKVFVFEGHEPVGSGCVAQVYKAYVDLSAFGAPVLKEFSKKSVLDSALEAWRVSGLSGLFQWLWKRKHGEVSEDHPLLHGDSFHQGVHWNSVLGEQMPEYPSMPLSSSKRNHLIPVAIKVLHPGLVHQVQMDLFLMKNISRFIELFPGLKWLSLTEIVEEFEKLMIQQIDLRYEARNLERFRRNFCDVDYVKFPIPLRPLVTRNILVETFEESEPISQYLHTETVMELRQKIAKMGMDMLLKMVFVDNFVHADLHPGNILVQGAKQLSDRLEDLTTVTDLFDTLILELQPPHSSLRLVLLDAGIVAELQGADLENFRAVFTAVVLGQGERVAELILHHARANRCKDVERFKAEMADLVTKARSNTIALGKIQVASLLSSVFKLLMTHQVKLESNFASVVFAIMVLEGLGRSLDPELDILKAAKPLLIKPPNSLLT